TTTAGAATGATTAGGTGATGCAACTTAGTGGCATGATTGATAGAAATCCCATTGGATTGAAAATATTTCTTGATTAGATTGATGCACTTTCTTGTTAATCAAGCACTTTGAAATCATATGCTTTGATTCAAACCCTAAATAATGAATCAAATGTCCGACTTCAAACTATATGAATTTCAATTCGTAAAAGGCGACGGTCTCATACAAtagaaaaactaatattaaaaaattaattgaagcgGCTATGTcttgccaaaaaaaataattcaaaattagttTGCTAGTTCAAGCAATAACctaaattaatattcaaaaacattttatactAATATAGACTCCCTACTGTTGATTCAAATACAATTGATAGTTTTTCATTCTATgtttgtcaaagaatcatcttcaCATCCCTCGTAAGATCATTGTTTCTATAGTAATTTTCTTCAAGCtaactatgtatatattttcttcattgTGTTCTGATATATATGGAACAAACTGTACATAATAAGGAAGCTTTATTAATCACAGTTGTTATTAAATAGagtgtaatataaaattatttttgggaacatatataaaaaaaataaattattggattgaattggttttttgttataatattataatattattaaccaagcgatcatatatttaaatattattttttttattttaattaataaaaattaataataatataatgtgtgtttatataaattttaaacctaaaaaattattaagttgaattgatgttttattaaaaaaacatgcagtTATGATCCTATCAAGACAATTGAAGACTTTGCTTaagattaattattgttttcgATCCATTGAAATCACCTTTTATGCACGGTGTGTATGGAAGTTCAGAAAATGTTGAATAGACGCAAACAAAATGAAGCTTGGAAGGTGACGATGTAATGAAAAGTCGAAATGAGCAAATTGATAATCACACGCACATTCTAAGTGTGATAATCCAATTAATTTTCCTTGAATGCAATATTATATTCATGGGTTTTGTTTGATCGGTCATCGGCTAAGACACGTATCACGAAGCTTGGTCCTTTGTTCTTTCACCCACAAAGCTATTAAAAATCTGAGTTCATATCCCTTTGTCCAAAAGCAATGTCCTTTTTCTGACATGAATTCGTCTGTCCCTTTGGTTATAACTTTCGCAAAATCCCAATTTGATGTTAACAGGAGTTGTTTCTTCAAAAATAGATGCTTGAAGTCtttaaccaaaagaaagcattaAACTAAACCTTAATGGCCATTAGGAATCAAATTGGGGGAAATAACATGTTCAAATCCAACCAGTTGCACTAATGATCTTCATCAACTAACTTTTAGTGCCAGCAAAATACCTACCATTCTAATTTTAGTGTCTGCTTTCTTTGATTTGAGAATTTGGAATGTTCAATTGTACCCTTGGACCCAATTTGTAAGTGGTCCAACTTGAACCGTGTCAGCTAAGAACTGTTTGTGATAAGTACAGACAAGTAGGATCCATTCAAAATTGTTCCCGGCCCATCCAGGAAACTACAGAATGGTCAAATTTGGGGGAGTAAAGTCTTGggaatttgttaaaaattccGAGCACCATGAAGGGTTAGAAGTCTATAAATACCTCAGCATCCCCCTTTGGCAGATTGCAGGGTTACAACACTTAAACTACATTTGAGTATACTAGCAGTCTCTCATCAAGCTCCCAGAAAGCTTACAATAAACCTCTTCAACTCTTCCACTTACTAGGTCTCTTGATTCCCTCATTACATTTTcagcatttgttttttaatatggcTAACATGCAAACTCCAAGATCTCCCTTTCAACCTCCAACTCGTGGAAACCAGATCACTGTTCTTAGCATCGATGGAGGTGGAATAAGAGGCATTATACCAGGAACTATCCTTGCCTTTTTAGAGTCTGAGCTTCAGGTAGAAAAGAAAACGGGCTCTTTTAGCACGTATACTAATGCATGTCAAATAGACATGCAAGATCTTGCGTGCTTTTGTGTTTTCGGGTACATgatcatatataataaaaacaattaagttgAATGCGTGACGTAAGTTTAACACTAGAGAGTTTTACATGCATcaatgtgtgtgtatatagaACTGTGATGTTCGTTTATTTTCACACACTTAGAGTTTTATCTCCTGTTTGTATCACTGATTAGCTTTTCTATTCAAATTTACAGATGCTGGATGGTGCAGATGCAAGGCTTGCGGATTACTTTGATGTGATTTCAGGGACTAGCACTGGCGGCCTCGTGACGGCTATGCTAGCTGCACGGAATAAGAAAAACCGCCCTTTGTTTGCTGCTAAAGACATCAATGACTTCTACCTTGAGAACTGCCCTAAAATATTTCCTCAAGACAGGTGACAAGTAATTCTGATGATGAATTATTGCATTACAAATGATTTTTATCCATGAAGATACTAATTTAAGTACTGTCTGCCAATAGCTCTAAATTTGCCTCGGCTGCAAATCTGGTAAAGACTCTGAGAGGACCAAAGTATGATGGAAAATTCTTGCATAGTATTGTCAAGGAAAAGTTAGGAGATACATGGTTGCACCAGACATTGACAAATATTGTGATCCCTACTTTTGACATCAAGCGCCTCCAGCCAACTATCTTTTCTACCTATAATGTGAAGAATAACCCATCAACGGATGCCCTTTTGTCTGATATCTGCATTGGAACTTCAGCTGCCCCGACTTATCTCCCTGCCCATTATTTTGAAACCAAAGATGCATCGGGCAAAGTTAGAGATTTCAATCTTATTGATGGTGGTGTGGCAGCAAACAATCCAGTATGTTTATGATTTGTCAATCTTCAAACACTTCTTGAGCTTCTATTAATAAAGAATCTTATATCATTCCTTTCGTTTGTAATTTGATCAGACTTTAGTTGCCATCAGTGAAGTTTCAAAAGCAATCAATCGGGAGGGACCTGACTCCTACCGCATGAACCCGATGGAATATGGTCGATTTCTAGTCCTGTCCCTGGGCACTGGTACAGCAAAATCAGAAGAAAAGTATGATGCAGAAGAAGCAGCTAAATGGGGTCTCTTGGGATGGTTGACTAGTGATCATTCTACTCCATTAGTAGATGTTTTCACACAAGCTAGTGCTGACATGGTTGATTTTCATATTTCCACTGTTTTTCAAGCCCTTAACTCTGAGGAAAATTATCTTCGAATTCAGGTGCTTATTTATCATgttatccaatatatatatttattcatgAAGCTAAGTGGGGAAATCTAACCTTATAATACTTGTGAAAACTCAATCAATGCAGGATGACACATTGACCGGAACGCTTTCATCTGTGGATGTTGCCACGAAAGAGAACTTGGAGAATCTTGTGAAAGTGGGCGAGGAATTGTTGAAGAAGCCAGTTTCAAGGGTGAATTTGGCTACTGGAGTCTTTGAACCTGTCAATAAGATGACTAATGAAGAGGCTCTCAGAAAgtataaatgaatgaataataGTCTTTGTTTCATCttgattattcttttatttatttatttattaagtttttgttttgttggtgcAGGTTGGCTAAATTACTCTCGAGGGAGAAGCATCTTCGTGAGGCTAAGTCAGCTGTTGGAAATTAAAGCTACTGctaaaaaatggaagaaataaTTTGACTGatcatttgttgttttattattgaaaaataaattattagatgcaaataaaatttggaagaaataattttttactttgtaaGATAGTCTTCGAATAAAGATGCTATGCACAAAGCATCCTAGATTTGTaatattatgtaatttttttattttttatttttgaaacatatgCAATGTAAATGTTTCATACCTTGAATATTGAATCATAGAATTCAACCAGACTTAAATGTTTTCGTTTCCCAGCAAAAGCTGAAATTCATTTCTTTGATTgattatgttaatattatttagtAATTACCTAgttattctttatatatatatatatatatattcgtctCCAAGTGGTCAAGTTTCTCCTTGGTCAATTTTTAAACGATTCACTCGCATTTTTAAACCTTTTACAGTTATGTTTTGGTAATGTAACTACTTTACTTTTCGTACTATATTGAgagttgaaataatattttttaaaaaaatatgagatatttttattaaataaggtTCAACAAGTTAAATTTGAAATTCTCAACTcgaattctttttaatttcaaattttcaattaaattacgAAAAGGTTATCCAGGTATGATCTAGTTgacttaatatatttaaaaaaaaatcaaagaataaaaaatgacacaaaaaatCAAGACATACGAGTTTAAATGTAACCTAGATGATTGTTAAAAAGAGGtttgactttgaaa
This DNA window, taken from Populus alba chromosome 17, ASM523922v2, whole genome shotgun sequence, encodes the following:
- the LOC118039390 gene encoding patatin-like protein 2, which gives rise to MANMQTPRSPFQPPTRGNQITVLSIDGGGIRGIIPGTILAFLESELQMLDGADARLADYFDVISGTSTGGLVTAMLAARNKKNRPLFAAKDINDFYLENCPKIFPQDSSKFASAANLVKTLRGPKYDGKFLHSIVKEKLGDTWLHQTLTNIVIPTFDIKRLQPTIFSTYNVKNNPSTDALLSDICIGTSAAPTYLPAHYFETKDASGKVRDFNLIDGGVAANNPTLVAISEVSKAINREGPDSYRMNPMEYGRFLVLSLGTGTAKSEEKYDAEEAAKWGLLGWLTSDHSTPLVDVFTQASADMVDFHISTVFQALNSEENYLRIQDDTLTGTLSSVDVATKENLENLVKVGEELLKKPVSRVNLATGVFEPVNKMTNEEALRKLAKLLSREKHLREAKSAVGN